Genomic DNA from Desulfosporosinus sp. Sb-LF:
TCGCCGTTCCAGGACGAAATAAATTGGCGATTGAGGAGCACAGGATGATTGTCGAAGCCTTAAGAAACCATGATACTGAAGAAGCACAGTCTTTGGCGATGGCACATATTGTGACAGCTGAAAATGTCATGTTTGAGACTCTTAGAAAGAATGATTCGGACAAGGTGGATCAATAATCGTGGAGAAGATGAAAAGAGCGGAACGCATGGTGGCAATCACTCAATTGTTGATGCAAAAACCAAATGTTCTGACTCCCTTAACCCTATTTGCAGAACGGTTTGGTACGGCTAAGTCCACTATTAGTGAAGATTTAATGGCAGTCAAGGGTAGCCTCATGCTTTCAGGGCAGGGTCATCTTGAAACGATTTCCGGGGCAGCCGGGGGGGTTCGGTACATACCGGAAATTGCCAAAGAAGAGGCCACAGAATTCCTTAGTGAGCTTTCTGAACGATTGAGTGACAAAGAACGAATTCTCGCAGGCGGCTTTTTGTATATGACCGACTTGTTGTTCGATCCTTCTGTATTGCGTCCCCTAGGCCTTATCTTTGCAGGTGCCTTCAGAGAGAAAAAACCGGATGTCGTTGTTACTATTGAAACGAAAGGGATTCCACTGGCCCTTGTAACGGCAGAGGCTTTAGGTTTGCCTATGGTTGTTATACGCAGTGGAAACAAAGTAACAGAAGGCTCCTCGGTAAGCATCAATTATGTTTCTGGATCATCACGGCGTATTCAAACCATGTCACTTTCTCGAAGGGCCTTGGAACCAAAGCAACGCGTCCTCATCATTGATGATTTTATGAAGCTGGGGGGAACAGCACTAGGAATCAAAAACTTGATGGCAGAATTTGAGGCTGACGTTGTAGGAATGGGGATCTTGGTGGAGGCCAGAATGACCGCGGAACCCAAGCTTGTGGGAGAATATTTATCCCTTTTGCAGCTGAACGAACTA
This window encodes:
- the purR gene encoding pur operon repressor, with amino-acid sequence MEKMKRAERMVAITQLLMQKPNVLTPLTLFAERFGTAKSTISEDLMAVKGSLMLSGQGHLETISGAAGGVRYIPEIAKEEATEFLSELSERLSDKERILAGGFLYMTDLLFDPSVLRPLGLIFAGAFREKKPDVVVTIETKGIPLALVTAEALGLPMVVIRSGNKVTEGSSVSINYVSGSSRRIQTMSLSRRALEPKQRVLIIDDFMKLGGTALGIKNLMAEFEADVVGMGILVEARMTAEPKLVGEYLSLLQLNELDLDTGKTSVIPMISF